One genomic window of Prochlorococcus sp. MIT 0801 includes the following:
- a CDS encoding DUF4214 domain-containing protein, whose product MATYEVNDDISPFRRVVYIEADYGSETFSGSGIIIGENDILTAAHVIYDKKLGGLPDACRIYPSYDPNSSSNTYYNAEWYNTFDWDENGDELVTAGDGVPGTLLELEKDIGLISLGTDIGSTYGWMGLKFDFDSGTASKLGHPGQYNYRLMYDEGIVYKNSIDNFFSWNTSDIEVNSGDSGGPVYVYSGASLEYQVIGVVSTNSWACALNAHSDWLLEERELNNYLYDKSFATITSANSVNEGSSISFTFKTHKKEENTQYTYTLSGVSSSDFSSGALSGITTIDENGEATFSIGISTDQKTEGTENFTLSIGEKTKSISINDTSTDEIKPLITGPSGSAGAENSKKTINENTTTVHTFTANEAVTWSINGGNDPTFFSINSTTGLLTFNNAPDYENHLDSNSNGIYSIYVKATDLAGNSSNQWIETTIADVNEAPTDLRLISTSFNENIAASTIVSAIGSTDADTSDLRTYSLISGNGDTDNSLFTIYKGVAITYLKINSSPDYETKSSYNIRLQVTDSGGETYAKAFTLSVNDLNETPTALTLSSSSFNENIAAASTVATLSTTDDDTSDTHTYSLVTGTDDTDNSSFTIDGSSLKIKASPDYETKSSYKIRLQTTDSGGETYAEAFTLSVNALEEGDTEKPIIYGVNNDVLYSTTSGTFASSTSIDIQEGTNQEIYRFIANEEVTWSISQLFDNNDYQHFSIDPITGSLSINGNLDYENPQAGGDNNLYIMSINSTDTNENVNNSNWFRVVITDVEDESNTSSTSATSTELQQLYIGYFGRPCDPNGLDYWLGQKVTKKAFAANMYLQPEFNSVNGNLSTTAQVNQIYLNLFNRNGDTAGLTYWSSQIDSGNLELASIANDLTWAALNNDGSEVDKKTLTHKTNAAIQYTYEIRKSTSDILAYQPASTSPWITGNNLTEAKTFINEIGYSTVATLSEIQNSITKFSSTSSNLQLSPVSNPSNSIDVITGLTLDNLSDYSLDNLRQPDTTNINSSNISHAPNINYKLNYVELSNHLTNQEYIDNLYGDILNRAADSNGHNYWVGQLNSGAETRYEVLLGFAESAENKGLFTEMTGFG is encoded by the coding sequence ATGGCTACTTACGAAGTAAATGACGATATTTCACCGTTCAGGCGGGTTGTATATATAGAGGCTGATTATGGAAGCGAAACTTTTTCAGGTAGCGGTATTATTATTGGAGAAAATGATATCCTGACTGCTGCTCATGTTATCTATGATAAGAAGCTAGGGGGTTTGCCGGATGCATGTAGGATATATCCTTCATACGACCCTAACAGCAGTTCAAATACTTATTATAATGCCGAATGGTATAACACATTTGATTGGGACGAAAATGGTGATGAGTTAGTAACTGCAGGTGATGGTGTCCCCGGCACACTATTAGAACTAGAGAAAGATATTGGCTTAATTTCTCTCGGGACAGATATTGGTTCCACTTATGGTTGGATGGGTTTGAAATTTGATTTTGATAGTGGAACTGCTTCAAAACTTGGACATCCAGGTCAATACAATTACAGGTTGATGTATGACGAAGGTATAGTTTATAAAAATTCAATAGATAATTTCTTTTCTTGGAATACTAGTGATATTGAAGTTAACAGCGGTGATTCAGGTGGTCCTGTCTATGTGTATTCAGGTGCAAGCCTTGAATATCAAGTAATTGGAGTAGTCAGTACTAATAGTTGGGCATGTGCACTCAATGCACACTCTGATTGGTTATTAGAAGAAAGAGAATTAAATAATTATCTATATGACAAGAGTTTTGCGACGATAACATCTGCTAACAGTGTAAATGAAGGTAGCAGTATTTCATTCACTTTTAAAACTCATAAAAAGGAAGAGAATACACAATATACATATACATTAAGTGGAGTATCCTCCTCTGATTTCTCAAGTGGTGCACTTAGCGGAATAACAACCATTGATGAAAATGGTGAGGCTACCTTCAGTATTGGTATTAGTACAGATCAAAAAACTGAAGGCACAGAAAACTTCACATTATCAATTGGCGAAAAAACAAAATCAATATCCATTAATGATACGTCTACAGATGAGATAAAGCCATTAATTACGGGTCCTTCAGGAAGTGCTGGTGCGGAAAATAGTAAGAAAACAATCAATGAGAATACGACAACTGTTCATACCTTTACTGCCAACGAAGCTGTTACTTGGTCAATTAATGGAGGAAATGACCCCACATTCTTTTCAATTAATTCCACTACTGGTCTATTAACATTTAATAATGCTCCTGATTATGAAAATCATCTTGATAGCAATTCCAATGGCATTTATTCGATATATGTAAAAGCGACAGACCTCGCTGGGAATTCTTCTAATCAATGGATTGAGACTACTATTGCCGATGTTAATGAAGCGCCTACAGACCTTCGATTAATCTCAACAAGTTTCAATGAAAATATTGCTGCCTCTACAATCGTCTCGGCAATAGGTAGTACAGATGCTGATACTTCCGATCTACGAACCTACTCTTTAATCAGTGGTAATGGTGACACCGATAACAGTTTATTCACCATCTATAAAGGAGTAGCAATAACATATTTAAAGATAAATTCTTCTCCTGATTACGAGACAAAGTCTTCCTACAATATCCGCTTACAAGTCACTGATAGTGGTGGTGAAACCTACGCTAAAGCTTTCACACTCTCGGTGAATGATCTCAATGAAACACCTACAGCATTAACCTTATCTTCAAGCAGTTTTAATGAAAATATTGCTGCTGCTTCTACGGTCGCAACTCTCTCTACGACAGATGATGATACATCCGATACGCATACCTACTCTTTAGTCACCGGTACTGATGATACAGATAACAGCTCCTTTACGATTGATGGATCATCCTTAAAAATTAAAGCCTCTCCGGATTACGAAACAAAATCCTCCTACAAGATTCGCTTACAAACAACTGATAGTGGTGGTGAAACCTATGCCGAAGCATTCACTCTGTCTGTTAATGCTTTAGAAGAAGGGGATACGGAAAAACCAATCATCTATGGAGTAAATAATGATGTACTTTATTCCACTACCTCTGGCACTTTTGCTTCATCGACATCCATAGATATTCAAGAAGGTACTAACCAAGAAATTTACAGATTCATTGCCAATGAAGAAGTCACTTGGTCTATATCACAACTATTTGATAATAATGATTATCAACATTTTTCAATAGACCCAATCACAGGATCTCTGTCTATTAATGGAAATCTTGACTATGAAAACCCGCAAGCAGGTGGTGATAATAATTTATACATAATGAGTATTAACTCTACTGACACTAATGAGAATGTAAATAATTCAAATTGGTTTCGAGTAGTAATTACTGATGTAGAAGATGAAAGTAATACCTCTTCTACATCTGCGACATCAACTGAATTACAACAATTATATATTGGTTATTTTGGGAGACCTTGTGATCCAAATGGATTAGATTATTGGCTGGGCCAAAAAGTAACTAAAAAAGCTTTTGCTGCAAATATGTATTTGCAACCTGAATTTAATTCGGTTAATGGAAATCTAAGTACGACAGCTCAAGTCAATCAAATCTATTTAAACCTATTTAATAGAAATGGAGATACCGCAGGATTAACTTATTGGTCTAGTCAAATCGATTCAGGAAATCTTGAACTTGCTTCAATTGCAAACGATTTAACTTGGGCTGCCCTAAATAATGATGGGAGCGAAGTCGATAAAAAAACGTTAACTCATAAAACAAATGCTGCTATTCAATATACATATGAAATAAGAAAAAGTACTTCCGATATACTTGCCTATCAACCAGCATCTACTAGTCCTTGGATTACAGGAAATAACCTTACCGAGGCAAAAACATTTATTAATGAAATCGGCTATTCAACAGTTGCGACACTTTCAGAGATCCAAAATAGTATTACAAAATTCAGTAGTACCTCAAGTAATCTTCAATTAAGTCCTGTCAGCAATCCAAGCAATTCAATAGATGTTATTACTGGTCTAACTTTGGATAATTTATCAGATTATTCTTTAGACAATCTAAGACAACCAGATACAACAAATATCAACAGCTCAAATATTTCTCATGCTCCAAATATTAACTACAAACTAAATTATGTTGAGTTATCAAATCATTTAACTAATCAAGAATATATAGATAATTTGTATGGAGACATACTTAATAGAGCAGCCGATAGCAATGGTCACAATTATTGGGTAGGTCAATTAAATAGCGGAGCAGAAACAAGATATGAAGTTCTTTTAGGCTTTGCAGAATCAGCAGAAAATAAAGGATTATTTACTGAGATGACTGGGTTTGGTTAA
- a CDS encoding deoxyribodipyrimidine photo-lyase, with translation METINLVWFKKDLRTFDNEALNEALKTENVIPIFVIEPDLWKLPDHSSRQWEFVRECLIDLNNSLNDIGLKLIIRVGNIEDVIKEFTERFHVKGIYSHEETGNEWTFKRDQDLRRFTKNENIHWYEYRQFGVFRGLKTRKNWSRKWEQHMSQELINDPRRVNYFIDIPSHNLPSSKSLKLNLDKCSHRIQGGRKQGLNKLYEFLKYKIDNYQYSLSSPLKAFDGCSRLSPYLTWGCLSVREVVQTIRRTKKRGSRAINSRLHWHCHFIQKLESEPELESREYHPYMSGIRKSNQIFLKAWSQGLTGIPFIDACMRSLNSHGWINFRMRAMLMSFASYQLWLPWQESGLCLARKFIDYEPGIHWTQCQMQSGTTSINTMRIYNPIKQGYDHDPEGIFIRTWVKELQYLPSKFIHAPWKIDLFHQDDSSLVLGKNYPFPIVDPIISTNTARAKLKEIRNKPGFFDIANNILEKHSSRKRRKSKLKKKQNNPVLHKQLTLKL, from the coding sequence GTGGAGACGATAAATCTAGTTTGGTTCAAAAAAGACTTAAGAACATTTGATAATGAAGCACTTAATGAAGCGCTTAAAACCGAGAATGTAATACCAATCTTTGTTATTGAACCAGATCTCTGGAAATTACCTGATCATTCTTCAAGACAATGGGAATTTGTACGAGAATGTTTAATTGATTTAAACAACTCATTAAATGATATTGGTTTGAAATTAATTATAAGAGTTGGGAATATCGAAGATGTAATTAAAGAATTTACGGAAAGGTTTCATGTTAAAGGTATTTATAGTCATGAAGAAACCGGCAATGAATGGACATTTAAACGTGATCAAGATCTAAGGCGTTTTACAAAAAACGAAAACATACACTGGTATGAATACAGACAATTTGGTGTTTTTAGAGGTCTCAAAACACGTAAAAATTGGTCTCGAAAGTGGGAACAACATATGTCACAGGAACTCATCAATGATCCCAGAAGAGTAAATTACTTTATTGATATTCCAAGTCATAATTTACCCTCCTCTAAAAGTCTAAAGTTAAATTTAGATAAATGTAGTCATCGAATTCAAGGAGGAAGAAAGCAAGGGCTGAATAAACTATATGAGTTTCTGAAATACAAAATAGATAATTATCAATATTCTCTATCAAGTCCTTTAAAAGCATTTGATGGATGTTCTCGCTTATCGCCTTACTTAACTTGGGGTTGTCTATCAGTTAGAGAGGTAGTCCAGACAATTAGAAGAACGAAGAAAAGAGGATCTAGAGCAATTAACTCAAGATTACATTGGCATTGCCATTTTATTCAAAAGCTTGAATCAGAGCCTGAATTAGAAAGTCGTGAGTACCATCCATACATGAGTGGTATCAGGAAGTCAAATCAAATTTTTTTAAAAGCATGGAGTCAAGGTCTAACTGGAATACCTTTTATAGATGCATGCATGAGATCCCTAAATAGTCATGGGTGGATTAATTTCCGAATGAGAGCAATGCTTATGTCATTTGCTAGCTACCAACTATGGCTTCCATGGCAAGAGAGTGGCTTATGCCTAGCACGCAAATTTATTGACTACGAGCCAGGAATTCACTGGACACAATGCCAAATGCAATCGGGTACGACATCGATTAATACGATGAGAATTTATAACCCAATTAAACAAGGATATGATCATGACCCAGAGGGAATATTTATTCGAACTTGGGTAAAAGAATTACAATACCTTCCAAGCAAATTCATCCATGCACCATGGAAAATTGATCTATTTCATCAAGATGATTCATCATTAGTTCTTGGAAAAAATTATCCATTCCCTATTGTAGATCCAATTATTAGTACAAATACAGCACGAGCAAAGCTAAAAGAGATAAGAAATAAACCAGGCTTCTTTGACATCGCTAATAATATCCTTGAGAAACATAGCTCAAGAAAAAGGAGAAAGTCAAAGTTGAAAAAGAAGCAAAACAATCCCGTTCTACATAAACAATTAACCCTCAAGCTTTAA
- a CDS encoding DUF1651 domain-containing protein: protein MKRDGWLKEPNGFWVLRFRYDWEAWGQNPKVIIDKGRLECNGIPLLKSRKKMRRNLAIQLWEKLLAAGWRRTNPQWK, encoded by the coding sequence ATGAAGCGTGATGGATGGCTTAAAGAGCCTAATGGATTTTGGGTTTTGAGATTTAGGTATGACTGGGAGGCTTGGGGTCAGAACCCTAAGGTCATTATCGACAAAGGTAGGCTTGAATGCAATGGAATACCTCTACTTAAGAGTCGTAAGAAAATGCGTAGGAACCTAGCGATTCAGTTGTGGGAGAAGCTTTTAGCGGCTGGCTGGCGAAGAACCAATCCTCAGTGGAAATAG